One region of Sulfurisphaera ohwakuensis genomic DNA includes:
- the cutA gene encoding glyceraldehyde dehydrogenase subunit alpha codes for MRYVGQAVKRLYDDKFVTGKSTYVDDIQISALYAGFVRSPYSHAKIKSIDVTDALKVPGIVAVYTYKDLAPLIKDGIRIWTTYEDPRMWKFVPRKPLADDKVRFAGEPVAIVVGVNKYVVRDAIDKVNVDYEKLPSVVKMEEALEDKVIIHEELKTNVAFDQTFNGGNVEEAFKQADKVIPVEITNNRLIPSPMEPRGIVSRYEGGTLTIWYSTQVPHLARNEFARIFGIPASKIRVIMPDVGGAFGSKVNFMPEEVSVIASSIKLGRAVRWTATRSEEMLASEARHNTFKGEVAVKNDGTVLGIRGDLLVDLGAYLTLTAPLQPAIIPLMVPGPYKIKGVSIRSRAVYTTTPPITMYRGASRPEATFIIERIMSIVADELKLDDVTIREKNLVRANEMPYTNPFGLKYDSGDYLALLKDGIQKLQYYELKKWAEEERKKGRKVGVGMAYYLEISGFGPWEFGEIRVDENGDVLVITGGTPHGQGTETAIAQVVADTLQIDINRIKVIWGDTETVVASMGTYGSRTAAAAASAAMVASKEVLEKMKRIAARLLNADVEEIEYESGEFYNKKDKSKKVSWNDVARNGYYGKELGISAQIILPGDVTFPYGVHVAVVEVNDYGIPRVLTYKAYDDIGNVINPALAEGQIHGGAVQAVGQALYEEAIINEDGQLTVTYADYFIPTAVEAPKFESYFVEKPHTSAWPTGAKGVGEAALIVGPAVIIRALEDATGKRFTKTPVRPEDIL; via the coding sequence ATGAGGTATGTTGGTCAAGCAGTTAAAAGACTTTATGATGATAAGTTCGTAACCGGAAAAAGTACTTATGTTGACGATATTCAAATATCAGCACTATATGCTGGATTTGTAAGAAGTCCCTATTCACATGCTAAAATAAAGAGCATAGATGTTACAGATGCACTAAAGGTCCCAGGTATAGTTGCTGTATACACTTACAAGGATTTGGCACCTTTAATAAAAGACGGTATAAGAATTTGGACCACATATGAAGATCCGAGGATGTGGAAATTTGTTCCCAGAAAGCCGTTAGCTGATGATAAAGTTAGATTTGCCGGTGAGCCTGTAGCAATAGTTGTTGGTGTAAATAAATATGTTGTTAGAGATGCTATTGATAAAGTAAACGTTGATTACGAGAAATTACCATCAGTAGTAAAAATGGAAGAGGCTTTAGAAGATAAAGTAATAATCCACGAGGAGTTAAAAACTAATGTAGCCTTTGATCAAACCTTTAATGGTGGAAATGTAGAAGAAGCCTTTAAGCAAGCAGATAAAGTTATCCCAGTTGAAATAACTAATAATAGATTAATTCCATCACCAATGGAACCTAGAGGTATAGTTTCACGCTATGAAGGCGGAACATTAACAATATGGTATTCTACTCAAGTTCCTCATTTAGCTAGAAATGAGTTTGCGAGAATATTTGGAATACCAGCTAGTAAAATAAGAGTAATAATGCCAGATGTTGGTGGAGCTTTTGGAAGCAAAGTTAACTTTATGCCAGAAGAAGTTAGCGTTATAGCCTCTTCAATAAAGTTAGGAAGAGCCGTAAGATGGACAGCTACAAGAAGTGAGGAAATGTTGGCATCAGAGGCCAGACATAATACGTTTAAGGGAGAAGTAGCAGTAAAGAACGATGGTACGGTATTAGGCATAAGAGGTGACTTACTAGTCGACTTAGGTGCTTATTTAACACTTACTGCACCATTACAACCGGCAATAATTCCACTAATGGTACCTGGACCTTATAAGATTAAAGGCGTTAGTATAAGAAGTAGGGCTGTTTATACTACTACCCCACCAATTACAATGTATAGAGGTGCTAGCAGACCAGAGGCAACATTTATCATAGAGAGAATTATGAGTATTGTAGCCGATGAATTAAAGTTAGACGACGTAACTATTAGAGAGAAGAATTTAGTAAGGGCAAATGAAATGCCATATACAAATCCCTTTGGACTGAAATATGATTCTGGTGATTACTTGGCTTTACTAAAGGATGGAATACAGAAACTCCAATACTATGAATTAAAGAAATGGGCTGAAGAAGAGAGAAAGAAGGGAAGAAAAGTAGGAGTTGGTATGGCGTATTATCTGGAAATTAGTGGTTTTGGCCCTTGGGAATTTGGAGAAATCAGAGTCGATGAAAACGGTGATGTATTAGTTATCACTGGAGGAACTCCTCACGGTCAAGGAACAGAAACGGCAATCGCACAAGTAGTTGCAGATACTTTGCAAATAGATATTAATAGAATTAAGGTAATATGGGGAGATACAGAAACAGTAGTAGCAAGTATGGGAACTTATGGTTCAAGAACAGCAGCTGCTGCAGCTAGTGCGGCTATGGTTGCTTCAAAGGAAGTATTAGAAAAAATGAAGAGAATTGCGGCTAGGTTATTAAATGCAGATGTAGAAGAAATTGAGTATGAGAGTGGAGAATTCTATAATAAGAAAGATAAGAGTAAAAAAGTAAGTTGGAATGATGTAGCTAGAAACGGTTATTATGGTAAAGAGTTAGGAATATCAGCCCAAATAATCTTACCTGGTGATGTTACATTCCCGTATGGTGTTCATGTAGCGGTTGTTGAAGTCAATGACTACGGTATTCCTAGAGTATTAACATACAAAGCATATGATGATATAGGTAATGTAATAAATCCGGCATTAGCTGAAGGTCAAATACACGGGGGTGCCGTGCAAGCTGTTGGACAAGCATTATATGAAGAGGCTATCATTAACGAAGATGGACAACTCACTGTTACTTATGCTGATTACTTTATACCGACAGCTGTTGAAGCACCAAAGTTCGAGAGCTACTTCGTTGAAAAACCTCACACATCAGCATGGCCTACAGGTGCTAAAGGAGTAGGTGAAGCCGCATTAATAGTTGGACCTGCCGTGATTATCAGAGCATTAGAGGATGCGACAGGGAAGAGGTTTACAAAGACACCCGTTAGACCTGAAGATATATTATAA